One Pectinophora gossypiella chromosome 21, ilPecGoss1.1, whole genome shotgun sequence genomic region harbors:
- the LOC126376792 gene encoding uncharacterized protein LOC126376792, giving the protein MAADTILRSRRPQSYGSRTPNPSSAEVCSGVIGRTRPIKSNVPFNGTRAICHACWHRIDSDVNQNQPGPQPAALAALVNPPGIMRAANTSRRCMFNDCNRTQLRPVPNSIKVHLLSYFNFYIPNRARICDHHLLHTIIEDIPGNVRNLSGLNGEHVKDIIDMYRTALEQRHFLDFENIEEMSEYDLRFWTMYRTALEQRHFLDIENIEEMSEYDLRFWTGRELFDPPSYLSKLRTAEPNNRLATAFNVSVRTVDRKIHSVRSCLLEDFLPQYLGFNHITREQVIEHNRILPNYFFGNEVSPKAIVILDGTYLFIEKSTNFLFQRVTYSTNKYRNLMKPFMIVCADGYILDVTGPYAARTSDADIMKQILQNHNEPMGDGVCIKMHFDV; this is encoded by the exons ATGGCCGCCGACACGATCTTGCGCTCGCGCCGCCCGCAGTCTTACGGCTCGCGTACACCGAATCCGTCATCGGCCGAAGTATGCTCGGGCGTCATCGGCCGAACTCGGCCGATCAAATCAAAC GTTCCCTTCAATGGCACGAGGGCAATATGTCATGCTTGTTGGCATAGGATTGACTCCGATGTTAATCAAAATCAACCAGGCCCACAGCCTGCTGCACTTGCCGCTTTGGTTAATCCCCCTGGAATAATGCGAGCTGCCAATACGTCTCGAAGATGTATGTTCAACGATTGCAATAGAACACAACTTCGACCTGTACCTAACAGTATAAAAGTACATTTGCTTTCTTACTTCAATTTTTATATCCCTAATCGCGCCCGTATATGCGATCATCACTTGTTACACACGATAATAGAAGACATTCCAGGCAATGTAAGAAATCTTTCTGGATTGAATGGAGAACACGTTAAGGACATTATAGATATGTACAGGACAGCTTTAGAACAGAGACATTTTTTAGATTTTGAAAATATTGAGGAAATGTCGGAATATGACCTGCGTTTTTGGACTATGTACAGGACAGCTTTAGAACAGAGACATTTTTTAGATATTGAAAATATTGAGGAAATGTCGGAATATGACCTGCGTTTTTGGACTG GCCGAGAACTTTTCGATCCACCCTCGTATTTGAGCAAATTGAGAACGGCCGAGCCAAATAATCGACTTGCCACTGCTTTTAATGTCTCAGTAAGAACCGTAGACAGAAAAATTCACAGCGTTAGAAGCTGTCTCTTAGAAGACTTCCTTCCACAATACTTAGGATTTAATCATATTACTCGGGAGCAAGTTATTGAACATAACCGAATTctaccaaattattttttcggaaATGAAGTTTCGCCAAAAGCGATAGTCATTTTAGacggtacttatttatttatagaaaaatcaactaattttttatttcaacgcGTAACCTATAGTACGAATAAGTATAGGAATCTAATGAAACCCTTCATGATTGTGTGCGCTGACGGCTACATACTAGATGTGACGGGTCCATATGCTGCTAGAACGTCGGACGCCGATATCATGAAGCAGATTCTCCAAAATCATAATGAACCCATGGGAGATGGGGTATGCATCAAAATGCATTTTGATGTTTGA